GGGCTACCGCCAGCGTTTCGACGCCCGCGGCGGCAACGCTTCCCTGGAGCGCCAGTTCGAGCGCGACAAAGATGACATCCGGGAGCTCGGCGTGCCCTTGGAGACGGTGGAGTCGCCCGAGGCGGCCGGCAACAACCAGTTGCTGCGCTACCGCATCCCGAAGGGCGCCTACGACCTGCCTCAGGATGTCGTGTTCTCGCCCGAGGAGATCACCCTGCTTGGCCTCGCGGCCACGGTCTGGCGCGAGGGCTCGCTCTCCGGCGAGTCCCGGCGTGCGCTCCTGAAGCTGCGTTCCCTCGGGGTGGAGGCGGACGATCCGGTCGTCGGCTACGCGCCCCGTCTGCGCGCCCGGGAGAGCGCGTTCGAGCCGCTTGGTCAGGCGCTCGAGCGGCATGTCCTCGTCCAGTTCCCCTACCTGAAGCCCGGCGAGAGCGCGTCCCGGGTGCGCACTGTCGCTCCGCTCGCTCTGGTTCAGCACCAGGGGCGCTGGCATATGCGTGGCATGGATCAGGAGGCTGGGGAGGCGCGCACTTTCCTCCTCTCCCGGATCGTGGGCCCGGTCAAGCTGACCGCGCTCGGGTTCCGGCAGGAGGAGCGCGACTTCGCCGCTCAGGCGCTTGCGGAGCTGGATGCGATCTGGGCGGCCAATGTCGCGGAGATCGAGGTCACAGCCGGCACGGACGCGGCGACCCGTCTGGGCAAACGTTCCGGTGATGCGGTCCCGATCGCAGGTGACGGGGAAGCGCTCCGGCTCGCGGTCAACTTCTCCGACATCAACATTCTCGCCGATCAGCTCGCGAGCTTCGGCCCAGAGGTGCTCGTGATAGCCCCTGAGGAGCTGCGTGAGAAGGTGCTCGGACGGCTGCGCACGACAGCGGCGGCGCACGAGGGGAGCGTGCATGGCTGAGCGGAGGCGCCCGATGCAGGCACAGGACAAATTGGCCTTCCTGCTCGCACTCGTGCCCTACCTGATGGACAGGGACAGGGTGAGCGTCGCCGAGGCAGCTCAGCACTTCGGCGTCGATCAGGAGAGTGTGCGCGACGCCGTCCGGCTCATCGCGGTCTCTGGCATCCCGGGGGAGACCACCGCCTATCAGCCGGGTGACCTGTTCGACATCGCCTGGGACGATTTCGAGGACAACGACCAGATCGTCCTCACCCACCAGGTCGCGATCGACGACTCGCCGCGCTTCTCCTCCCGGGAGGCCGCCGCGCTCATCGCAGGCCTCCAGTACCTCACGGCCCTGCCCGAGAACGCCGACCGCGATGTCGTTGGCTCGCTCATGGCTAAGCTAGCCCGAGGAGCCTCCGCGGCCCCCAGTCAGGTGGCCGTCGCCCGGTCGGAGTCGGACGAGGCTCTGGCGACCATCCGGGATGCCGTGGTCGCCGGCGCCCAGCTCCAGTTCGCCTACCGGAATTCGCGCGGCGAACGGGAGCGGCGCCGTGTCGATCCGCTGCGCGTCGAATCCATCGACCAGGACTGGTATCTGCGCGGCTGGGACCATCTTCGGACCGCGATCCGCACGTTCCGCCTCGACCGCATCGACGACCTCGTTGTCACCGATGAGCCGATCGCGTACCGGCCGGGCGATGTCACGCTCCCGGAGAGTCTGTTCGAGGGCGCCCCGGATGACTTACTGGTCACGATCGAGGTCTCCGCCTCCGCTGTGCCCCTGATCGAGGACTACATCCCCAAGAACGCGTTTCGCGAGGAGCGCGACGGGCGGCTGCGCACGAGTATGCGCGTCGCCCACTTCCACGGCCTCAAGCGGCTGGTCGCGGGCCTCTCCGGTGTGCTCACCGTTCTCGATCCGCCCGAGGCGCGTCGTGTCGTCGCGGAATGGGGCCGTGCGGGCGCTCGCCGATACCGGTAAAATGGGTACATGGTTTGGTGGTCGTGGCTCTTGATCTGGACCGTACTTGTGTTCGGTCTCCTCGGGATGCTCGCGTTCTTCGCCTGGTGGCTGTTCCGCAAGCTCATGGCAGCCGCCTCCGAGGCGGCGGCTCTCCTCGACAGCACTGAAATACTGACACGACGCGCGCAGGAGGTGCGGGAGGGCCCCTTTCACCCTGCTGTGCTCCTGGACGCCACGCAGCTTCGCGATCGGCGTACGCAAGCGCTCGCGGACCGCGCCTTTGTTCGGCAAGCTCGCAGGGATTCCCGAGTTAGGCGAGGTAAACTCCTGGTTAACGCGGACCCGTTTCGTCAAACCCACCTCACCCAAAGGACCTGATCATGCTCGGTGGCCTCACCGGATGGCATCTGCTCATCATTCTCGCAGTCATCCTGCTCTTGTTCGGCGCGCCGAAGCTTCCCGCTCTGGCCAAGAGCGTCGGGCAGTCCATGCGGATCTTCAAGGGCGAAGTCAACGAGATGAAGAAGGACGGCGATAAGGACAAGGGCGAAGGCGGCAGCACCGCCCCGGCGACCGACACAGGCGCCTCGTCCGAGCAGAACTCCAAGTAACGCCGTGGCCTCGAAGAAACGAGGCAAGAACAGCGAAGGCAGGATGTCGCTTGCCGAGCACTTCATCGAGCTTCGCAAACGCCTCTTCCGCTCGGCGATCGCTCTGTTCGCCGGAGCCATCATCGGCTGGTTTCTCGCCTCACCTGTCATGAACGCGATGCGTGGACCTGTCACCGACATCGCCGCGCAGCAGGGCCGTGAGGCCATGCTCAACTATGACAGCATCACGGGGGCGTTCGACCTCAAGATGCAGATGGCGATCACCATCGGCGCCATCATCTCGAGTCCCGTGTGGCTCTGGCAGATCTGGGCCTTCTTCGTCCCCGCGCTGACGCGCCGGGAGCTGAAGTACGCCTTCGGGTTCTTCTTCACCGCTGTGCCGCTGTTCATCGCGGGAGGTTTCGTCGGCTGGTTGCTGGTGCCGCACATCGTGAGCCTGCTGACAAGTTTCGCCCCCGAGCAGGACTCAGCGATCATCGGCGCCAAGACCTACTTCGACTTCATCATGAAGCTGGTTATCGCCGTCGGGGTCGCGTTCGTGCTTCCCGTGTTCTTGGTGCTGCTCAACTTCGTGGGGGTGCTGAGCGCCAAAACGATCATCGCGTCGTGGCGCTGGGCGATGATCGCGATCGTCCTCTTCACAGCAATCGCGACGCCCGCGGCCGATGTGCTTTCGATGTTCCTGCTGGCGATCCCGATGGTCGTCCTCTACTTCGGGGCTTACGGGGTGTCGTGGCTGCACGATCGCCGGGCCGTCAAAGCTGCCGAGCGGCTGGAAGCTAACCTCCCCGTCTAGGGAGACCGGCCGTTGGGGGCGGCTGTGAGCGCTGGGGGAGAGCATAGGCTGGTGCGGTGACCGATCAGCAGCAGCTCTCCCCGGCCGAGCGCTTCGCCGCTTCGCACCAGCGTGCCCGGCAGCCCCTGCTCGAGACGTTCCTGACGGGGCTGGGCTTCGACCTCGATCCGTTCCAGCGGGAGGCATGTACGTGCCTGGAGAACGGCCGGAGCGTGCTCGTGGCCGCGCCCACCGGCGCGGGCAAGACGATCGTCGCGGAGTTCGCCGTGTTCCTCGCCATGCGCCAGGCGAACGCGAAGGTGTTCTACACCACTCCAATGAAAGCCCTGAGCAACCAGAAGTTCCAGGAGTTCCAGGACACTTACGGTCCCGAGTCGGTCGGTCTGCTCACCGGCGACACGAACATCAACTCGCATGCCCGGATCGTCGTTATGACGACCGAGGTGCTGCGCAACATGCTGTACGCGGACTCCGATCTGCTCGGCGATCTGGCGTACGTGGTCATGGACGAGGTGCATTACCTCGCCGACCGGTTCCGCGGCGCTGTGTGGGAAGAGGTCATCATCCATCTCCCCCCGGCGGTGCGGATGGTGTCGCTCAGCGCGACGGTGTCCAACGCGGAGGAGTTCGGCGACTGGCTGCAGGCGGTCCGCGGCGACACCGATGTCGTCGTCTCCGAGGAGCGTCCGGTGCCGCTGGAACAGCACATCCTGATGCGCTCCAAGCTGATCGACCTGTTCGACTCGTCGGGGCTGGCGGCGGCCAACCGAGTGAACCCGGAGCTCGTTCAGATGGCACGCTCCGGGGGCCGCGTGCTCAGCAGCCGGCAGCGGCGGGATATCGGACGGTATCATTCGCGAGGCGGACGGCCGGACTCGTTCCGGATGAATCGCGCCGAGATCGTGCGGCTGCTGGACGAGCACAACCTGCTTCCCGCCATCTTCTTCCTCTTCAGCCGCAACGGTTGCGACGCCGCCGTACGGCAGACTCTGCGGGCTGGTGTCCGGCTGACCGAACAGCGCGAGCGCGACGATATTCGCTCGATCGTGGAGGAGCGCTGCCGGACGCTGATGGACGAGGACCTCGCCGTGCTCGGCTACTGGGAGTGGCTGGAAGGGCTGGAGCACGGTGTCGCCGCCCACCACGCCGGGATGCTGCCGGCCTTCAAAGAGGTCGTGGAAGAGCTGTTCCGGCGCAAGCTCGTCAAGGTCGTCTTCGCGACGGAGACGCTGGCGCTCGGCATCAACATGCCGGCGCGGACCGTCGTTCTCGAAAAGCTGGAGAAGTTCAACGGCGAGTCCCGCGTTCCGATCACACCAGGGGAGTACACGCAGCTGACCGGGCGCGCCGGGCGTCGCGGCATCGACGTAGAAGGGAACTCGGTCATCCAATGGGAGGACGGCCTTGATCCGCAGTCGGTCGCATCGCTCGCCTCGCGGCGCAGTTACCCCCTGAACTCCAGCTTCCGGCCGACGTACAACATGGCGGTCAATCTGATCGACCAGTTCGGCCGACAGCGCACGCGCGAGATCCTGGAGTCGTCGTTTGCGCAGTTCCAGGCCGACCGCGCGGTGGTCGATCTTGCGCGCAAGGTCCGGCAGCAGGAGGAGTCGCTCGCCGGCTACGAGAAAGCGATGACCTGCCACCTGGGCGATTTCCGCGAGTACTCCGGTGTCCGCCGCGAGCTCACCGATCTGGAACGCAAGGGCCAGCGCCTCGACAGCGCCTCGCGCGCTGATCGGGACCGCCGTCAGCGACAGCTGACCGAACTGCGGAAGCGGATGCGCGAGCACCCCTGCCACCGGTGCTCCGACCGTGAACAGCACGCCCGGTGGGCCGAGCGCTGGTGGAAGCTGAAACGCGAGACCGACCTGCTCAGCGCGCAGATCCAGTCCCGCACCGGCGCCGTCGCGAAGGTCTTCGACCGAGTCTCGGATGTCCTGGATGAGCTCGGCTACCTTGTCGTGGAAGACGGCGTGACGAAGCTGACGGTCCACGGCCGCACCCTGAAGCGTATCTATGGGGAGCGCGACCTGCTCGTCGCCGAGTGCCTGCGCCGTGGCACCTGGAAGGAGCTGGACGCTCCGAGTCTCGCCGCGATGGCCTGCGCCCTCGTCTTCGAGCCCCGCCGCGACGACGGGCTGGGGCACGACCGGGCACTGCCGCGGGGGGCTTTCCTTCCCGCGCTCGACAAGACGACCGACCTGTGGGCGCGCCTGGACGATCGGGAGCGGGAGAACCGCCTGCCCGGCAGCGAGCCGCCTTCCACCGCTCTGGCGCTCGCGATGCACCAGTGGGCTCGGGGCTCGGGGCTGGACGCCGTGCTCCGCGAGGCGGATATGGCCGCGGGCGACTTCGTCCGCTGGACGAAACAGACCATCGATCTGCTCGATCAGCTCTCGCTGGTCGCTCAGGGGAACCTGGGGCGCACCGCACGGCAGGCACTGGAGGCCATCCGCCGCGGCATCGTGGCGTACTCCTCCGTTGCCTGAACGACGCACCGAGCGCGATGCCTTAGGCTCTCGACTCGTGACCCGATCGCCTCGCGCTCCACTCCCGCTCTGGCTCGCGATACTCCTCGCCGCCACTGCGGGACCAGTGCTGGACGCGGGTTTCCCCGATCGCGACTGGTGGCCGCTCACCTTCGCCGGCATCGCGATGGCGCTGCTCGCGCTGCCCGGCCGTCGCGCCGGTTCGGCGTTCCTCATCGGCTGGCTGACGGGGGAGACGTTCTATCTGGTCCATGTCTCCTGGAGCGCTCTCTACCTCGGTCCGGTTCCCTGGGTTGCGCTCTCCACGCTGGAAGCGCTGTTATGGGGAGTCGGCGGCATCCTGATCGCGCTCGCCCTCCGCTGGGTTCCGCGCGCTTTCCCGACGCGGTGGGGACGGCTGGGCCTCGTGCCGGTGGTCGTCTCGGGTCTCTGGGTCCTGCGCGAGTACGCGACCGGGAACTGGCCTTATGGTGGCTTCTCCTGGGGGCGTGTCGCCGAGTCGCAGTCGGAGAGCCCTCTCGCGCCGCTTGTCGCCTGGCTCGGCATCTCGGGCCTCGGATTCGCGATGGTGTGGCTGGTGGCATTACTGATCGAGCTCAGGTTCGCAGCGGAGGTGCGCCGTGTCCAGCGCGCGGCTCTGGCCGGCACCGCCGTCGCCCTCGTGCTCGCCATTCCGGCCTGGCCGATGCCCACGCACGGAACCATCCGCATCGCCGCAGTCCAGGGCAACGGCCCCGCGGGCTACTTCGACACCGCGCCGGCCGGCGCCGTGCTGGCCACACAGATCGAGGAGACTCAGCGGATCTCCCCCGCCGAGCGTGTCGATCTGGTCGTCTGGCCCGAGGGCTCCGCACTGCCCGACCCGACCCGGGACCCGGATGCGGCCACCGTTCTCGACGCACTGAGCCGTCGTTACGGCGCGCCGTTCCTCGTCGGCACCATCACGGACCGCGACGGCGAGTACTTCAACTCGTCGCTCAAGTGGGAGGCGGGAAAAGGAGCCGTCGACCACTACGACAAGAAGCATCCGATTCCGTTCGGCGAGTACGTCCCCGATCGGGCGTTCTGGAGGCTGTTCGCGCCCTCGCTCATCGAACTCATCGCCCGCGACTACACACCGGGCACACGGGCCAATACCATCGACATCGACGGTGTGCGCGTCGGCGTTTCGATCTGCTTCGACATTGTCGACGACCAGTTGCTGACCGATATGATGCGGGACGGTGCGCAGGTCATCCTGGCTCAGAGCAACAACGCGGATTTCGGCCAGACCGACGAGAACCAGCAACAGCTGGCCATCGCCCGGCTCCGAGCCATCGAGTCCGGCCGGTCGCTCGTGAATATCTCGACCGTCGGCAGCAGCCAGATCATCGGCCCGGATGGGCGCACGATCAGCGAGATTCCGCCGTTCACAGCCGGGCACATGGTGGCGGATGTGCCGCTGGGGACCACGACGACGCCCGCGGCACTGCTGAGCAGGGGGATCGAGTTCCTCGCGGCGGGGCTCGGGCTGTTCGGGCTTCTGGTGGCGTTCGGCGGCCGGAACAACACGGCGCCGGAGGCGAGGAGGCCGCTCCCGCCGATGCGGTGAGAGCGGCCTCCGGGAACCCCGGCGTCAGGCGCTGTGCTTGTGCTCCCCGGTGCCACGGCGGGAGCGCAGGTAGTGCAGGCGCTCCTCCAGCAGCTCCTCCAGCTCGGCGCGCGTGCGGCGCTCCAAGAGCATGTCCCAGTGGCTGCGGGGGACTTTGACATCCGCGTGGTCGATCTCGACGGGCTTGTCGTCGACCAGGCGCAGAGCCTCGTGGCCGCAGTGACGGCACTCCCAGGCGTCGGGGGCTTCGGCCTCGGCCGCGAACACGACCTCGGTCTCTTTGCCGCAAGACGGGCACTGGTAGGTGTAACGGGACCGCGGAGAGTAAACGACGCCTGCTTCGCTCTGGAGGCTTTGGGCGCCAAGTCTCATTCCGCGCAGACTGCGATCAGCCATGGGGTGGTCTCCTCTTCGCGCGAATCTTCACATTTATAAACCACCAAGCTGGGTGTTCTCTTTCCGTGGCGGAGATCCTCTCAATGAAGTCACAGCCGCCCCGGTGGCTCAGTGGCGGGATTCGCGCCTCGGCCAAAGACGTGAGGACATCGCAGCGGTCGGTGACGATTCCGTCGAATCCTCGCTCCAGTAAGCGGGGCGTGGCCTCGCGCCCGTTCACTGTCCAGACGAAAAACTCAGCGACAATAGCCCGAATGACGCTGATTTTTTGCTGAGTGAGGATCTTCGAAGAGCTCTGGCGTTCGGGGACTTGCACTGCGGTGAATCCGCGCGGTGCGCGCGGCAGAAGCGGCCGGAGCCCGGGTTTCGCGCCAGGGTGGGGACGGACTCACGGACGGAGGGGGAGGACGCCACTTGCGAAAAGCACGTCCACGGTGGCGCGGATCGCTGCGGCGGCGGGAAGGGCCGTGCGTTCGTCTTTGACATCGATGGTGAAACGCACCTTGCGGAGCGCCGCGAACGACTGGCCGGGGCACAGCGGCGGAGTCCCATTCCTGTGAGCTGCTCGACCCGCACCGAACGGCCCTCGCCCCCCTCAGGCCGGGTCGTGGCTGATCACTGCGACACCGTTCGCGCAGGTGTGGACGTCGCTCTCCCGGTGGGTCGCTCCCGTGTTCACCGTGTGGAGGAAGGCAAGCAGCGTGTTCCTGGTCGCTTCGAGTGCGGGGCCGCAGCGCGCGATGATGCGCGGTCGCGGCCCCGCGAGGAACGTCACGGGACGGGCGTTTCCGGGGGTGTCGCCGCTCCCGTGGAGACCTCGCCTCCCGGCTTCGGTGCGAACGCCGTCCCGATGCCTTTGAGGGCCTCGGTGAGTTCGCTGGGGATGATCCACAGCTTGTTCGCTTGACCCTCGGCGAGCTTCGGAAGCGTCTGCAGGTACTGGTAAGCCAGCAGGTTGTCCGGGTTGCCTTCGTGGATGGCCCCGAACACGGTTTCGATGGCCTTCGCCTCGCCCTCGGCGCGCATCTGCTTCTCCATCGAGTCCTGGATGGACAGCGGCGGCTCGATCGCTTTCAGCTCCACGCGCGCAACGCGGATTCCCCATTTCCCGGTGGCCTCGTCGAGCATGACACGCAGCTGGCCGTTGATGTTGTCCCGGCTGGTCAGAGCCTCTTCCAGATTGAGGCCGCCCACCACGTTGCGCAGCGTGGTGGTCGTAAGCTTCTCGACCGCGCCGAGATAGTTGGCGATCTCGTAGGTTGCCGCTCGTGCGTCATTCACCTGGAAGTAGACGACGGTGTCGATCGAGACGACGAGGTTGTCCTCGGTGATGACCGGCTGTGGCGGGAACGAGACGACCTGCTCGCGCATGTCGATCAGCGGACGCACTTTGTCGATGAACGGAACGACCACGTTGAGGCCCGGGGTGAGCGTCTTGTGGTATCGGCCCAGCCTCTCCACCACACCCGCCCTCGCCTGCGGGATGATGCGGATCGCGCGGAAAAGCGTGACCAGCACGAAGATCGTGATCACCACCACGATGACCGATATCACGACAGTCACAGCGAGTCCGGTGGTGTTTGTCACGGCGCGCTCCTTTCGGTGAGGTCGTCGGCTCCCGCCGACGCCGGTGCGGGCGCGACCACGGCGGTGGCGCCCTCGATTCTGACGACCACGACGCGCTCGCCGGGTACGAGGCCGGGCGCCTCGGGACGAACAGCCTCAGCGCCGAGCAGTGCCGTCCATATCTCGCCGACTGCAAGTCGGACCTGGCCGGCGGTGGCCGAGACCGTCGAGACGACTGTGGCCCCCATGCCGATGAGCGCCTCCACGTTGCTCTTGGCCGGGTCGCCGCCACGCTTCAGACGGTGCAGCAGCGGTGGGCGCAGGAAAAAATCAGCAGCACTGAGATCGTGGCCGTGACGATCAGCTGCAACAACCAGGGCGCGCCGCACAGACCGGAGACGAGCCCGCCGAGGCTGCCGATGGCGATCATGAGGAACACGAAGTCCAGTGTCAGCATTTCGATGATGATGAAGATGAGGATCAGAACGAGCCAGGCGATCCAAGCGAAGGATGCGATGTCCACAGCGACCCCTTTCTTTCGTTATGACGCTATCAGTTTCCGGCTCGGCCGATCCGAGCCCGCTTGGTAGTCTCGGGAGCAGTCCTTAAACCCCGTCGATGGAGTTCTCGTGTCCAATCCCCTCGCTGACGGCAGCCTCGCTGGCAAGCGCGCCCTCGTCACCGGTTCCTCGCGCGGAATCGGCGCCGAAACCGTTCAGTACCTCGCCGAAGCCGGCGCCTCCGTGGCCATCAACTACCGCAACAAGGAGGCTCGAGCGGTCAAGCTGGCCGAGGCGCTGCGCGAGCGGGGGGCGTCGGCGCTGACCGTCGGGGCCGACCTCACCGACCCGGCCTCGATCGCCGCGATGTTCAGCGCCGTGGCAGGGGAGTGGGGCGGCCTGGACATCCTGGTCCTCAACGCCTCGGGCGGCATGGAGTCCGGGATGGCAGAGGATTACGCGATGCGGCTGAACCGCGACGCCCAAGTCAGCGTCCTGAACGCGGCACTCCCGCTGCTCGGCCCGGGTTCGCGCGTCGTGTTCGTGACGAGCCATCAGGCGCACTTCATCCGGACCACACCCACGATGCCCGAGTACGAGGCAGTCGCACTGAGCAAGCGGGCGGGCGAGGACGCACTCCGTGCGCTACTGCCGGAGCTGACCGCGAAGGGTGTCGAGTTCGTCGTGGTCTCCGGGGACATGATCGAGGGCACGATCACCGCCACGCTGCTCAACCGTCTGAACCCCGGCGCAATCGACGCCCGGAAGGAGGCCGCCGGCAAGCTCTACAATGTCAGCGAGTTCGCCGCCGAGGTGGCTGAGGCCGTCGTCGAACCGGTGCCAGCCGACCACACCCGCCTGGTCGGCGACGTTTCGAGCTTCGAGCCGATCGCCGGATGAGACCGGCGGACCTCGGCCTCCTGACCAGCGTCTCCGCGCCGGCCGTACACCCGGGAGGGGAGCGCGCGGTGGTGTCGGTGACGCATCCTTCGCTCGAAGCGGACGCCGAGGTCGGCCAGCTCTGGACCATCCCGCTCGCCGGTCACGCGGCGCCGCGCCGTCTCACGCGCGGATTCCGCGACAGCGTGCCGCGGTTCTCGCCGGCCGGCCGGCTGCTCGCGTTCCTGCGAGCGGGCCCGAACGCCCCACCGCAGCTGCATGTCGTGGACGCCGCCGGGGGAGAGCCCGTGGCGGTCACCGACCGCAGACTGGGCGTTTCCGAGTTCGTATGGGCGCCGGACGGCCGTACCCTCGCGTTCGTGAGCCGCCAGCCCGAGCAGGGCCGCTATGGCACCGTGGAGGGGATCGGCCCGGACGCGGAACCGGCCCGGCGTATCGTCACGCAGAACTACCAGGCCAACGGTCTCGGTTACACGAACGACCGCCGTGCGCACGTCTTCGTGGCCGAGGTCCCGGATGTGTGGGCTGAACCGGGCGTGCAGCCTGCGCCGGAGCCGGACGGTTCCGCCGGACCGCCGCTCGCTGTGCCGGAGGCCTGGCAGCTGACCGACGGGGACGGGGACGACACCACGATCGCCTTCTCGCCAGATGGGGCGACCCTGGCTTTCGTCTCGGCACGGCACGGCACGGCACGGCACGCGCGATCGCGACCTGCGCTCGAATGTCTTCCTCGTCCCGGCGGACGGCTTGGGCGAGCCTGTCGACGCGACCGGAACACACGGGGACTTCTCGGTCGTGGCGGTCGCGTTCGGGCTGAACGGCACCCTCTTCTTCTCGGCGCAGGAGGTGGGGGAGAGCGGCCGCGACTTCGTCGCTCGCAACACCGCCCTGTACGCCGTGGATGCGCCGGGGACGCCGCCCCGCCGCCCCGCCGCCTCACCGATTCCGAGACGGTGGACCTCACCGAGTCGGACATCGTGGCCTTCCGGGACGACTGCGTCCTCGTGCGCGACCGCCGCCGCGGCGCTCTCGTGCTGACCGCAGTCTCGGCCGCGGGGAAAGCCGAGCGCCTCACCGATGAGTTCGCGGTGGTCGGCGGTGTGGGGACGGCGGGTGAGACCATCGTCGTGAGCGTGTCCGATGCGCGCACAGCGGGGGAGGTGGCCGTGCTCGGTGTGGACGGACCGCGCCAGCTGACGGACTTCTCCCGCGAGCTGCGGGCCGCCGGTGTGATCGTGCCGCGTGAGCTGACAGTCACCGGGCGGGACGGGTACCCCATCCACGGCTGGGTGGTCGTTCCCGAGGGCGTCGGGCCGCATCCGGTGCTCTTGAGCATCCACGGCGGGCCGTTTGCCTCTTATGGACCGGCGCTGTTCGACGAGGCGCAGGTGTACGCTTCCGCGGGCTATGCCGTCGCGATGTGCAACCCCCGCGGTTCGGCCGGCTACGGTCAGGGAAACGGGCGCGTCATCCGCCAGCGGATGGGCACCGTCGATCGGAGCGATGTGCTCGATTTCCTCGACGGCGCTGTGGCCGCTGTCCCCGGTCTCGACGCCGGCCGTGTCGGGGTGATGGACGGGGTCCTATGGCGGCTACCTCAACGCCCGGACGATCGCACACGACCACCGCTTCGCCGCGGCGATCGTGGAGCGGGCTACCTCGACCCCGAGGGGTTCGTCGGAACCAGAGACATCGGCAGCTTCTTCAGCGACGAGTACATCGGCGCCGATCCCGACCGTATCCGCTCCCAGAGCCCGCAGGCCGCGGTCGCCCGGGTGAAGACGCCCACACTCGTGATGCACTCCGCGGCCGACCTGCGCTGCCCGCTGGGGCAGGCCGAACGCTACTACGCCGCCCTCAAACGCAACGGTGTGGACGCGGAGCTGGTGATCTTCCCGGCGAGGACCACGAACTCAGCCGTAGCGGCCGGCCGCGGCACCGGCGCGAGCGCTTCGAGATCATCCTGGAGTGGTGGGGGCGGCACCTGCCCGTGGGGGAGCACGGCTGAGGGCTATGCCCGCTGATGCCGGACGGCGAGGCGCCGTGCCAGGCGAGCGGCAGCTGTCGCGCTGCCGCCGACGAGCGCTTCCAACGGTCCTCTCTTCCGGAGCGCTGCCAGCAGTGTCCCGACCGCGAGGATGGCACCGAGATGAATGCTCAGCACGCCCCACTCCTGCCACGGACTGAGGGGTTCCGGCTCGCTGTCGAAAGTCAGGACGGTGACAACGCCGACCAGGTGGAACAGGGCGGCGTTGAGGAGGATGTGGATGCAGTACACGGTCAACGGCCGCACCCGCGGCAAGGAC
Above is a genomic segment from Leifsonia xyli subsp. xyli str. CTCB07 containing:
- a CDS encoding helix-turn-helix transcriptional regulator; this translates as MPRSSSSPPRVPVEERLFSLVLALLATENGLTKSEILSTVQGYRQRFDARGGNASLERQFERDKDDIRELGVPLETVESPEAAGNNQLLRYRIPKGAYDLPQDVVFSPEEITLLGLAATVWREGSLSGESRRALLKLRSLGVEADDPVVGYAPRLRARESAFEPLGQALERHVLVQFPYLKPGESASRVRTVAPLALVQHQGRWHMRGMDQEAGEARTFLLSRIVGPVKLTALGFRQEERDFAAQALAELDAIWAANVAEIEVTAGTDAATRLGKRSGDAVPIAGDGEALRLAVNFSDINILADQLASFGPEVLVIAPEELREKVLGRLRTTAAAHEGSVHG
- a CDS encoding helix-turn-helix transcriptional regulator; this encodes MAERRRPMQAQDKLAFLLALVPYLMDRDRVSVAEAAQHFGVDQESVRDAVRLIAVSGIPGETTAYQPGDLFDIAWDDFEDNDQIVLTHQVAIDDSPRFSSREAAALIAGLQYLTALPENADRDVVGSLMAKLARGASAAPSQVAVARSESDEALATIRDAVVAGAQLQFAYRNSRGERERRRVDPLRVESIDQDWYLRGWDHLRTAIRTFRLDRIDDLVVTDEPIAYRPGDVTLPESLFEGAPDDLLVTIEVSASAVPLIEDYIPKNAFREERDGRLRTSMRVAHFHGLKRLVAGLSGVLTVLDPPEARRVVAEWGRAGARRYR
- a CDS encoding DEAD/DEAH box helicase, with the translated sequence MTDQQQLSPAERFAASHQRARQPLLETFLTGLGFDLDPFQREACTCLENGRSVLVAAPTGAGKTIVAEFAVFLAMRQANAKVFYTTPMKALSNQKFQEFQDTYGPESVGLLTGDTNINSHARIVVMTTEVLRNMLYADSDLLGDLAYVVMDEVHYLADRFRGAVWEEVIIHLPPAVRMVSLSATVSNAEEFGDWLQAVRGDTDVVVSEERPVPLEQHILMRSKLIDLFDSSGLAAANRVNPELVQMARSGGRVLSSRQRRDIGRYHSRGGRPDSFRMNRAEIVRLLDEHNLLPAIFFLFSRNGCDAAVRQTLRAGVRLTEQRERDDIRSIVEERCRTLMDEDLAVLGYWEWLEGLEHGVAAHHAGMLPAFKEVVEELFRRKLVKVVFATETLALGINMPARTVVLEKLEKFNGESRVPITPGEYTQLTGRAGRRGIDVEGNSVIQWEDGLDPQSVASLASRRSYPLNSSFRPTYNMAVNLIDQFGRQRTREILESSFAQFQADRAVVDLARKVRQQEESLAGYEKAMTCHLGDFREYSGVRRELTDLERKGQRLDSASRADRDRRQRQLTELRKRMREHPCHRCSDREQHARWAERWWKLKRETDLLSAQIQSRTGAVAKVFDRVSDVLDELGYLVVEDGVTKLTVHGRTLKRIYGERDLLVAECLRRGTWKELDAPSLAAMACALVFEPRRDDGLGHDRALPRGAFLPALDKTTDLWARLDDRERENRLPGSEPPSTALALAMHQWARGSGLDAVLREADMAAGDFVRWTKQTIDLLDQLSLVAQGNLGRTARQALEAIRRGIVAYSSVA
- the tatA gene encoding Sec-independent protein translocase subunit TatA — encoded protein: MLGGLTGWHLLIILAVILLLFGAPKLPALAKSVGQSMRIFKGEVNEMKKDGDKDKGEGGSTAPATDTGASSEQNSK
- the tatC gene encoding twin-arginine translocase subunit TatC; the encoded protein is MSLAEHFIELRKRLFRSAIALFAGAIIGWFLASPVMNAMRGPVTDIAAQQGREAMLNYDSITGAFDLKMQMAITIGAIISSPVWLWQIWAFFVPALTRRELKYAFGFFFTAVPLFIAGGFVGWLLVPHIVSLLTSFAPEQDSAIIGAKTYFDFIMKLVIAVGVAFVLPVFLVLLNFVGVLSAKTIIASWRWAMIAIVLFTAIATPAADVLSMFLLAIPMVVLYFGAYGVSWLHDRRAVKAAERLEANLPV
- the lnt gene encoding apolipoprotein N-acyltransferase, translating into MTRSPRAPLPLWLAILLAATAGPVLDAGFPDRDWWPLTFAGIAMALLALPGRRAGSAFLIGWLTGETFYLVHVSWSALYLGPVPWVALSTLEALLWGVGGILIALALRWVPRAFPTRWGRLGLVPVVVSGLWVLREYATGNWPYGGFSWGRVAESQSESPLAPLVAWLGISGLGFAMVWLVALLIELRFAAEVRRVQRAALAGTAVALVLAIPAWPMPTHGTIRIAAVQGNGPAGYFDTAPAGAVLATQIEETQRISPAERVDLVVWPEGSALPDPTRDPDAATVLDALSRRYGAPFLVGTITDRDGEYFNSSLKWEAGKGAVDHYDKKHPIPFGEYVPDRAFWRLFAPSLIELIARDYTPGTRANTIDIDGVRVGVSICFDIVDDQLLTDMMRDGAQVILAQSNNADFGQTDENQQQLAIARLRAIESGRSLVNISTVGSSQIIGPDGRTISEIPPFTAGHMVADVPLGTTTTPAALLSRGIEFLAAGLGLFGLLVAFGGRNNTAPEARRPLPPMR
- a CDS encoding RNA polymerase-binding protein RbpA — its product is MADRSLRGMRLGAQSLQSEAGVVYSPRSRYTYQCPSCGKETEVVFAAEAEAPDAWECRHCGHEALRLVDDKPVEIDHADVKVPRSHWDMLLERRTRAELEELLEERLHYLRSRRGTGEHKHSA